In Dioscorea cayenensis subsp. rotundata cultivar TDr96_F1 chromosome 26, TDr96_F1_v2_PseudoChromosome.rev07_lg8_w22 25.fasta, whole genome shotgun sequence, the following proteins share a genomic window:
- the LOC120253056 gene encoding histidine protein methyltransferase 1 homolog: MAEKKRDSPPKPKESYPLFSLSNHYHQLGLGFGSGSGLFASSAKPLSPLPPPVEVLSSEESCPKTSHPEPVVINVEVTLLKGRVSTFDVFGVANSDLVPGKYEGGLKLWEGSLDLVRTLWTEIQQGQLSIIGKRVLELGCGHGLPGIFTCIEGASAIHFQDFNSEVLKCLTIPNVNVNLDSFKKKNSNVKDIKTSQSPEIRFFAGDWSNMHDLLFQNCDHDGTEKDSGMNSTRGTYDGYDIVLMAETVYELSSLPNLYSLIKKCLCYPHGVVYMAGKKHYFGVGGGTRQFQLFVEEDGVMDACLIAEVADGSSNVREVWKFSFK; this comes from the exons ATGGCGGAGAAGAAGCGGGATTCACCTCCAAAGCCTAag GAGTCCTACCCTCTGTTCTCCCTCTCGAACCATTATCATCAGCTAGGGCTGGGTTTTGGATCCGGCTCTGGCTTGTTTGCTTCCTCGGCCAAGCCACTTTCGCCTTTGCCTCCACCTGTTGAAGTGCTTTCTTCGGAG GAATCATGCCCCAAGACTTCGCATCCTGAGCCTGTCGTCATTAATGTAGAGGTCACGCTGCTCAAG GGGAGAGTGAGCACTTTTGATGTTTTTGGAGTGGCAAACTCTGACCTTGTTCCTGGAAAATATGAAG GTGGGTTGAAGCTATGGGAAGGCTCTCTTGATCTTGTCAGGACTCTGTGGACTGAAATCCAACAAGGCCAGCTATCAATCATAGGGAAACGAGTGTTAGAG CTTGGATGTGGTCATGGGCTTCCTGGAATCTTTACGTGCATTGAG GGTGCTTCTGCTATCCATTTTCAGGACTTCAATTCTGAGGTCCTAAAATGTCTGACAATACCAAATGTAAATGTTAATCTTGACTCATTTAAAAAGAAGAATTCAAATGTGAAAGACATAAAAACAAGTCAATCTCCTGAAATCCGCTTCTTTGCTGGTGACTGGAGTAATATGCATGATTTACTTTTCCAAAACTGCGATCATGATGGCACAGAGAAAGATTCAGGAATGAACTCAACAAGAGGCACATATGATGgttatgatattgttttaatGGCAGAAACTGTGTATGAATTGTCCTCACTTCCCAATCTCTACAGTCTGATTAAGAAG TGCCTATGCTACCCCCATGGAGTTGTTTACATGGCAGGGAAGAAACATTACTTTGGAGTGGGTGGGGGCACGAGACAGTTCCAACTTTTTGTTGAAGAAGATG GTGTTATGGATGCTTGCTTGATTGCGGAAGTTGCTGATGGTTCATCAAATGTACGAGAAGTATGGAAATTTTCATTCAAGTGA
- the LOC120253055 gene encoding putative pentatricopeptide repeat-containing protein At5g09950, producing the protein MHRYFPEFSASASHLKLRRPPPSPLEKLLAEKRRPCGRFYSSRSPPFLDGQLDAYGDLLSLFIGSSSPSHSQSLHVHLFKKGFAEDVFLSNNLINSYARTSHMADAHRVFDEIPEKNVVSWTCLIAGYTQNGFAYESCRLFRSMLFSGFAPTHFTFGSVLRACMELGPECMALGKQIHGLIMKMLYGVDTVVCNALISMYGGCCLDSTRYARLVFDGALVKNSISWNSIISVHSQRGDVVPVFQLFSEMQMCDLRPNEYTFGSLITATYSSCSSCLVEQMLARVCKSGFLSDLYVGSALVSALARTGLLDEARKFLRQMNERNAVTMNGLMVGLVRQGRGEEAVDVFRETYDYLVLNCDSYVVLLSAIAEFSTPEEGWRRGREVHGLVTRTGLINSKVAIGNGLVNMYAKCGANEEACNVFQNMSMRDQISWNSMIAGHDQNNCFEEAMDTFRDMISSGVMPTNYATISMLSSCASLRHFSAGSQVHCAGIKLGLDFDVSVSNSLLNLYGECGDISDCWKVFRSMPSYDQVSWNCMIGVLADSEKSASESIEVFLNMMRSGWRPNRVTFVNLFAALTPLSVSSLGREVHALALKYGVSDYTAVENALIYCYAKSGEMDDCERIFHNMSSRRDGVSWNSMVAGYIHNGLMAKVMDFVWLMVHNGQKMDCFTVATVLSACASAVTLKHGMELHAFSIRFLSETDVVLDSALVDMYSKCGRIDYASTVFRSMPLKNEFSWNSMISGYAQHGHGEKALELFREMQSGNQRPDHVTFVGVLSACSHAGLVEQGLDCFESMTNKYELVPRMEHYSCIADLLGRAGKLDKLEEFIKSMPVSPNILIWRTVLVACSRSKDGAKTDLWKQASKMLLELEPQNPVNYVLTSHMYASKGRWEEMAETRTALSGKLVRKEAGCSWVT; encoded by the coding sequence ATGCATCGCTATTTTCCGGAGTTCTCTGCTTCAGCTTCTCATCTCAAGCTCCGGCGCCCACCTCCATCTCCATTGGAGAAGCTTTTAGCGGAAAAGAGAAGACCTTGCGGCCGTTTCTACAGTTCAAGATCCCCACCATTCCTAGATGGACAACTTGATGCTTATGGCGACCTCCTCTCTCTGTTTATTGGTTCTTCCTCTCCATCCCATTCCCAGAGCCTCCATGTTCATCTCTTTAAGAAAGGATTCGCTGAAGATGTCTTTTTGTCCAACAACCTCATCAACTCTTATGCGAGAACATCTCATATGGCGGATGCCCACAGGGTGTTCGACGAAATTCCTGAGAAGAATGTGGTGTCATGGACTTGCTTGATTGCCGGGTACACGCAAAATGGCTTTGCTTATGAATCTTGCCGTCTGTTTCGTTCGATGCTTTTCTCTGGATTCGCTCCCACTCACTTCACTTTCGGTAGTGTTCTTCGGGCGTGCATGGAACTCGGCCCTGAATGCATGGCTCTTGGTAAACAAATCCACGGGTTGATTATGAAAATGCTCTATGGAGTGGATACCGTGGTGTGCAATGCGTTAATATCCATGTATGGAGGTTGTTGCCTGGACTCCACGAGATATGCTCGGCTAGTGTTTGATGGCGCATTGGTCAAGAACTCAATCTCTTGGAATTCTATTATATCTGTGCATTCTCAAAGAGGAGATGTTGTCCCGGTGTTTCAGCTTTTCTCTGAGATGCAGATGTGTGATTTAAGGCCAAACGAGTACACTTTTGGGAGTTTGATAACTGCAActtattcttcttgttcttcttgtcttGTTGAACAAATGCTCGCCAGAGTATGCAAGTCTGGTTTTTTAAGTGATCTTTACGTGGGCAGTGCTCTTGTTAGTGCTCTTGCAAGAACTGGATTGCTTGATGAGGCTAGAAAATTTTTGAGGCAAATGAATGAGAGGAATGCTGTTACAATGAATGGTTTGATGGTGGGTCTCGTCAGGCAGGGCCGTGGAGAAGAAGCCGTGGATGTTTTCCgggaaacatatgattatctTGTTCTCAATTGTGATTCTTATGTAGTTTTGCTTAGTGCTATAGCGGAGTTTTCAACACCAGAGGAAGGTTGGAGAAGAGGGAGGGAAGTTCATGGGCTTGTTACTAGAACTGGTCTTATCAACTCTAAGGTTGCCATTGGGAATGGATTGGTTAACATGTATGCAAAATGCGGCGCTAATGAGGAAGCTTGCAATGTATTCCAAAACATGAGTATGAGAGATCAAATCTCATGGAATTCAATGATTGCAGGTCATGATCAAAATAATTGTTTTGAAGAAGCAATGGACACTTTCCGGGATATGATCAGCAGTGGTGTGATGCCTACAAATTATGCAACAATCAGCATGTTGAGTTCATGCGCTAGCTTGAGGCATTTCAGTGCAGGTTCACAAGTGCATTGTGCTGGGATTAAATTGGGCCTTGATTTTGATGTTTCTGTGTCAAATTCACTTCTTAACTTGTATGGTGAATGCGGTGATATTTCCGACTGCTGGAAAGTCTTTAGATCTATGCCGAGTTATGACCAGGTATCGTGGAATTGTATGATAGGAGTTTTAGCTGATTCCGAGAAGTCTGCAAGTGAATCAATTGAAGTTTTCCTAAATATGATGAGAAGTGGGTGGAGACCAAATAGAGTAACTTTTGTCAATCTATTTGCTGCTTTGACACCACTTTCTGTTAGCAGTTTAGGCAGGGAGGTTCATGCATTGGCACTCAAATACGGGGTGTCAGACTACACTGCTGTCGAGAATGCGCTTATATATTGCTATGCAAAATCTGGAGAGATGGATGACTGTGAGCGCATTTTTCATAACATGTCAAGTAGAAGAGATGGTGTCTCATGGAATTCTATGGTTGCCGGGTACATTCACAATGGACTAATGGCCAAAGTGATGGATTTTGTTTGGTTGATGGTTCACAATGGACAGAAGATGGATTGCTTCACCGTTGCCACTGTCCTGAGCGCATGTGCCTCTGCTGTGACATTGAAACATGGAATGGAACTACATGCGTTCAGCATAAGATTTCTCTCGGAAACTGATGTTGTGCTGGACAGCGCACTAGTTGACATGTACTCAAAGTGTGGAAGAATAGATTATGCGTCAACAGTCTTCAGATCGATGCCATTGAAAAATGAGTTCTCATGGAACTCAATGATTTCAGGCTATGCTCAACATGGACATGGAGAGAAGGCTCTTGAGCTCTTCAGGGAGATGCAGAGTGGGAATCAAAGACCAGATCATGTGACCTTTGTCGGAGTTTTATCTGCTTGCAGTCATGCAGGATTAGTGGAACAAGGTTTGGATTGTTTTGAATCTATGACTAACAAATACGAATTAGTTCCTCGAATGGAGCACTACTCATGTATTGCCGATCTCTTGGGTCGAGCTGGTAAGCTTGATAAGCTAGAAGAATTCATTAAAAGTATGCCAGTCAGTCCTAACATTCTCATATGGAGAACAGTGCTTGTTGCTTGCTCCCGATCAAAAGACGGAGCAAAAACCGATCTGTGGAAGCAGGCTTCGAAGATGCTTTTGGAATTAGAGCCTCAAAATCCTGTAAATTATGTTCTTACCTCACATATGTATGCCTCAAAAGGGAGGTGGGAAGAGATGGCAGAAACTAGAACAGCATTGAGTGGCAAACTGGTTAGAAAGGAAGCAGGTTGCAGCTGGGTCACTTAG
- the LOC120253057 gene encoding uncharacterized protein LOC120253057, producing the protein MLLAVEGGGFFSSSATGYSKGLSLLLLGQKNEERPMRVLPWNQYQLVDQEVDSDLQLASRKKPAARGCTFFLCFGQASPELDRPSPPKDSPVKQSETSPISSLASENSKIGANVIVDVDETKICRKSSLKKHSRECSVTIVVAENACNSVEDVQDSEVCGAEKRKVHWTDACGRELAEVREFEASEGHLSDEEFDDEGERRCQCVIQ; encoded by the exons ATGCTATTGGCTGTGGAGGGAGGTGGATTCTTCTCATCTTCAGCAACTGGATATAGCAAAGGGCTTAGCCTTTTGCTTCTTGgccaaaagaatgaagaaagacCCATGAGAGTGTTGCCCTGGAATCAGTACCAGCTAGTGGATCAAGAAGTTGATTCTGATCTTCAGCTGGCTTCGAGGAAGAAACCAGCGGCCCGGGGATGCACATTTTTCTTATGCTTTGGCCAAGCATCCCCAGAACTTGATCGACCGTCTCCTCCTAAAGATAGTCCTGTTAAACAGTCTGAAACTTCACCAATTTCATCTCTTGCTTCTGAGAACAGCAAGATTGGTGCCAATGttattgttgatgtggatgaaaCGAAAATTTGTCGGAAGAGTAGTCTTAAAAAACATTCGAGGGAGTGTTCTGTAACGATTGTTGTCGCTGAGAATGCCTGCAACTCTGTGGAGGATGTGCAGGATAGTGAAGTTTGTGGTGCTGAAAAGAGGAAAGTCCATTGGACAGATGCCTGTGGAAGAGAGCTTGCTGAAGTTAGGGAGTTTGAGGCCAG CGAAGGTCATTTGTCGGATGAGGAATTTGATGACGAGGGTGAAAGGAGATGCCAATGTGTTATCCAGTGA
- the LOC120253225 gene encoding uncharacterized protein LOC120253225: MVCNRSEGFGMSKKRKSDASRLDESDRTMYSTFRSAANSLSFLYTQAMHHQKLSFQAGQRHALEKLYQWILRQHEEGSRVSVADIVAHLQNEIEYGGEDITSPRSPPQQQLFQTVPHYTNTNLQMASGFLGQQQAGPAPRTNTVSDQAKNSVFSNALYSPIHRNLQTYHHAQGGEYYPNEIAPSSNGTRNHEPNSSGQNRETNDTSMDMHSD, encoded by the exons ATGGTCTGCAATCGAAGCGAGGGATTTGGGATGTCGAAGAAGAGGAAATCCGATGCCAGCCGCCTCGATGAGTCCGATCGGACGATGTACTCCACCTTCCGGAGCGCCGCCAACTCTTTGTCCTTCCTCTACACCCAAGCCATGCACCATCAGAAGCTCTCCTTTCAAGCTGGCCAGCGTCatgcttt GGAGAAGCTATATCAATGGATCTTGAGACAGCATGAGGAAGGATCAAGAGTATCAGTAGCTGATATAGTTGCCCATCTACAG AATGAGATCGAGTATGGAGGGGAGGACATAACATCACCAAGATCACCGCCACAACAACAACTATTTCAAACTGTGCCACACTATACAAATACAAACTTACAAATGGCTTCCGGCTTTCTTGGGCAGCAGCAAGCAGGACCTGCACCTCGAACCAACACTGTTTCTGACCAAGCCAAAAACTCTGTTTTCTCCAATGCTCTTTACAGTCCTATTCATAGAAACCTTCAGACCTATCATCATGCTCAGGGAGGAGAATATTATCCAAATGAGATTGCACCATCATCAAACGGAACAAGGAACCATGAACCAAACTCTTCCGGTCAAAACCGAGAAACCAATGATACATCAATGGATATGCATTCCGATTAG